GGCACAAAGTCCGTCAGATTCTTGGAGCCGGTGGTCAGCAACACATTTCCGGGCTTATCCAGGAGGTATTGGCAGGCATCGGCATACGAATCGACATAAATGGCATTTGCCGAAACCTCGTTGGTCTCCCGCTCGAATCGGAGATAGGGCAACCCGGTTTGCTTTGCCACCGCCATTGCATTTCCCGAAACCACATAGGCAAAGGGGTGACTGGCATCGACAATCATCGAAACCGATTTCTCCCGAATCAAAGCCGTCATATCCTCCGGTGTCAATGCTCCTGTGCGCACCTCCACCCCTTCGCACCGGAACAGCGATTCGCCATATCCGGTGGTGACCGTCACCAGCAGAGGCAGACTTTTATCCGCAATCCGGCTGGTGAGTTCGATAGCGTTCGACGTGCCGCCTATCAGCCAGATCATATCTTGTAACCGCGCGGGGTGATCATCCGGCCATTATGCACAAAGGTCTGCGAGTTTCCGACGATCAGCGTCGTAGTCATATCGATGTGATGAGTCAGCATTTCACCGAGCGTAGTGATTGTCACCTGTTGCTCTTCGCGCATGGCATCACGCACGATGACAACGGGAGTCTCGGGCTTGCGGTGGCGCAGTACGATTTCACGGAAGATACCGATCTGCTCCACACGCTCCTTGCTTTTAGGATTGTACAGGGAGATGACAAAATCACCCTCTGCCGCTTTGTCGATGCGGTGGGTAATCACCTCCCACGGAGTCATCAGGTCGCTGAGGCTGATCACGGCGAAGTCGTTCATCAGCGGCGCTCCGGCCAACGAAGCCGACGATAGCGCAGAGGTAATGCCCGGCACTACTTCCACATCGATATCATCGCCGCTTTGGGCCAACATCTCCAACAGAATGCCCGCCATGCCATACACCCCGGCATCGCCGCTACTGATGAGGCCAACCACATTGCCCTGTTTAGCCAGATTGATGACTTCGCCGCAACGGTCCACCTCTTTGCGCATGCCCGATGATACGACGGTTTTGTCGTCGAGCAACGACTGAATGAGGTTGATATAGGTCTTGTAACCTACCACGATGTTACACGCTTTGACGGCGTTGATGGCACGCTGACTCATGTATTCGATTGAGCCGGGGCCTGTGCCGATGATGAATATTTTTGATTGCATATTTTTTAAACGCGAAGGAGCAAAGACGCGAAGGTCTTGCTGCTTCTTTCTATTAAACTATTAAATAGATTACTTATTTCGCTATGGTCTGATTAATTCTAATCAGGATTAATTCCCGATGGGCATTGGGAATATTTCCCAATTCCCGTCGGGAGAACTTTCCGATGAGTATCGGAGAATGAATCACACGCTCGTGTGATTTATAATCATACGCTCGCGTGACTCACAATCACACGCTCGTGTGATTCAAGATCACAGCCTCGTATGAGACCATTCAATATAAACATCTCTCACGGAGACTTCCCTTAATTGAAGATCTCAAACAATGCTAATGTGACTCCGTTACCGGCCTGTTTACGCAACAGGAAGCGTCCTTTGCCTCCCCCGACGATGAATGCAGCCGGTTCGCACACCCCTCCTACTCCGACGGCGCTCTGCACAAACTCCGAACGGGTGAAATCCGTTTCCAGCGCATTGATCTGCTCTTTGGTCACAAAGGACAATGGCAGATTCCAGTGTCGGGCGGCTTCGAGCAAACCCGCTTCATCCTGCTTCAGGTCAATGCTGGCCAGCGAACGAATGCAGCGCAAATCAAGTCCCAGCTTCTCCAGTTCCTTTTCTACAAAGGAAATGATCGTCTCAGACGGTACGCCTCTGCGGCAACCGATTCCGGCCACCACATTGGAAGCCAGCAGTCGGGCAAAAGGAAGTTCGCTCCTCACCTCTTTTTTATGGGTAATATAAATGAGTCCATCAGCGACATCGGGCGAATCATAAGCGGTCAAAGCCAACGATGTCTCATTGATCAAAGCCAGTTTGCGGCCATTGACCAGCATGGCAGTCAGGCGTTTCACCTCATCGAATGAGGTAATCATCAGCCCGTGCTGTTTGGCAAACATATCCACCGAAAGCAGCCCCTGTACATCGGTCGCGGTAGTGATCACCGGGATGGCATTGACCCTCTCGGAAATAGTGCGGGTCAGTTCATTGGCACCGCCCAGGTGCCCCGACAAGAGGCTTATGGCAAATGTGCCCTTTTCGTCCATCACCACCACACCCGGATCGGTCGATTTGTGTTGCAGCCACGGGGCAATGCAACGCATCACAATCCCCATCGCCATCACAAAGAGCAGCGAATCGTATTGCTGAAACAACACTCCGGTAAAGCTTTTCAAATCGCCTTCGATCACCTCTCCCCCCTCATAGCCCAGGACTTTATGGGCAAATATCTTGCTGTCGGGGAAATGGGACTGAATGCGTTTGGCCAGTTCCAGTGCGTTGCGGGTGACGACGACAATGGCTATCATTCGTTGGTTCCTTTTCTGTATTCGTGAGTAAATGTGGCATCATAGAGCTTCGAGTAGTTGTACTCTTCACCGAGGAAACGACCCACGAGGATCATCG
The Parabacteroides sp. FAFU027 DNA segment above includes these coding regions:
- the cobK gene encoding precorrin-6A reductase; protein product: MIWLIGGTSNAIELTSRIADKSLPLLVTVTTGYGESLFRCEGVEVRTGALTPEDMTALIREKSVSMIVDASHPFAYVVSGNAMAVAKQTGLPYLRFERETNEVSANAIYVDSYADACQYLLDKPGNVLLTTGSKNLTDFVPLGADRLYPRVLPVPAGLEACSKAGIVPSHILAVIGPFSTEFNLATIRQYNIAYLVTKDSGNEGGFPEKLEAAEQAGITAVVIRRPALEYPAVFSGYDEIVEVISHKS
- the cobJ gene encoding precorrin-3B C(17)-methyltransferase, whose translation is MQSKIFIIGTGPGSIEYMSQRAINAVKACNIVVGYKTYINLIQSLLDDKTVVSSGMRKEVDRCGEVINLAKQGNVVGLISSGDAGVYGMAGILLEMLAQSGDDIDVEVVPGITSALSSASLAGAPLMNDFAVISLSDLMTPWEVITHRIDKAAEGDFVISLYNPKSKERVEQIGIFREIVLRHRKPETPVVIVRDAMREEQQVTITTLGEMLTHHIDMTTTLIVGNSQTFVHNGRMITPRGYKI
- the cbiG gene encoding cobalt-precorrin 5A hydrolase, with translation MIAIVVVTRNALELAKRIQSHFPDSKIFAHKVLGYEGGEVIEGDLKSFTGVLFQQYDSLLFVMAMGIVMRCIAPWLQHKSTDPGVVVMDEKGTFAISLLSGHLGGANELTRTISERVNAIPVITTATDVQGLLSVDMFAKQHGLMITSFDEVKRLTAMLVNGRKLALINETSLALTAYDSPDVADGLIYITHKKEVRSELPFARLLASNVVAGIGCRRGVPSETIISFVEKELEKLGLDLRCIRSLASIDLKQDEAGLLEAARHWNLPLSFVTKEQINALETDFTRSEFVQSAVGVGGVCEPAAFIVGGGKGRFLLRKQAGNGVTLALFEIFN